DNA from Propionispora vibrioides:
GAACGGCTTTGCTTTGGTGTATCCCAACACCTATTACGTGGGAATGTCTAACCTAGGCATGCATATTATTTATAAATGCATTAATGACAGGAAGGATACTGCCTGTGAGCGTGTTTTTCTGCCTGATAAAAAAACCGAACAGGAGTATCTGCGCACCAACACGCCGTTGATGACATTAGAAACGCAGCGTCCGTTGTATGAGTTCCCTTTGATTGGTTTTTCAGTTACCTTTGAAATGGATTACTTCAACCTTATCAAGGTACTGGACATGGGCAAAGTTCCTGTTTTGGCCGCCGAAAGGACGGAGACCGATCCATTGGTTATCATTGGCGGCCCTTGTGCTACCTTCAATCCGGAACCGTTAGCCGATTTTGTGGATATATGTATTATCGGTGAAGGTGAGGAAGTCATCCAGGATCTGCTGGATACCTATTATGCCGAGCGTCATAAACCGCGTAAGGAGCTTTTAGCAGCATTAGCGCAAATTGAAGGTATCTACGTTCCCGGATTTTCGACTTTTCACTATGACTCAAACGGCAAAATCACTGCCCGGGAAACGACACCAGGAATTCCGCCTATTACCAGACGGCGCTGGATTAAGAATTTAGAGCAGTTTGAAGCACAAACGGTTATTGTCACAGCAGACACTGAATTTGGCTCTATGTTTCTGATTGAGGTTGCCAGAGGCTGTGGACGTCATTGCCGGTTTTGCATGGCTGGGTATTGTTTCCGCAATCCACGGATTCGTTCACTGGCAAGAATAAAACAAGCTATTGGGCAGGCTAAACAGTTAAATCTGAAAGTCGGCCTGATGGGGGCCGCCATATCGGATCATCCGAATATCGATGATATTTGCGAAGAAATCGTGCAGCAAGACTTGAATATGTCGGTAGCCTCCCTGCGGGCTGATTCACTGACCCCACGCTTGGTCAAAGCCCTGGCGGTCAGCAATCACAAAACGGTAACCTTAGCCCCCGAAGCGGCCAGCATCAGAATGAGGGATGTAATTAACAAGGGCATCACTGATGAGCACATGTACCAGGCAATCCACCTGGCCATCGCTGCCGGAATCCATAATATACGGCTCTATATTATGATCGACCTGCCTTTTGAGCGGGATGAGGATATTGAGGAAATTATCCTGATGGCCCGAAAGTTTAAGGAGTATATGAAAAAATTAGGCAGCGCCGGTAAATTGACACTAAGCATCAATCCCTTTATTCCTAAACCGTTCACTCCGTTTCAATGGCTTGCGGTTTCTCCCGTTGCCACAATTGAAGCTAAATTAAAACACATTCAGACCTCACTAAAAAAAGATAAAAATATCGAAGTATTGGCGGAAACCCCCAAGGAATCCAACATTCAAGGCATCCTGGCGCGGGGCGACCGCCGTCTGGGTTCAGCTTTACTAACCGCATACCGGTTAGGCGGTTATAAGCACTTTAAGCGGGCAATGCGGGAATATAACCTGCAGGAAGAGTTCTATCTCTATCGCACCAGGGATGAGGCGGAAATATTTCCCTGGAGTCACCTGAATATGGGCTTTCATGCCGAATATCTCTGGCAGGAACTGCAGCGGGCCGATAGCGGGCAAACGACTCCGCCCTGCACCAACCATTGTACACGTTGTGGAGTTTGTAATTGAAGGGAGGAGCTACTTTGGGAACGTTCTCAATCCAGCATAGGGAGGGTATCTGGAATGGTACCTTTAGTCACTTTAGCGCTTTTGGTCTGAAACATGGCGTTTCTGCCAGGCTGGGAGGAGCCAGCAACGAGCCGTTTACTTCTTTAAATTTGGCTCTTCACGTAGGGGATGACCCGGATACCGTCCGGATAAACAGGCAGTTATACTGCCGGACGCTGGATATTCCTGCTGCAGCCCTGGTGACAGCCGAGCAAATACACAGTGACTCGATTCATCTGGTTACCGCACAGGATTATGGCCGGGGAGCCATCAATTACCAGGAAGCCTTCCCGGAAACCGACGCATTGATTACTCAGGTTCCGGGGATTCCCTTGATGTTGTTTTTTGCTGATTGCGTACCGGTGCTTATTTTTGATCCGGTACAGCGGGTTATTGCCGTAGTACACGCCGGCTGGAAAGGCACGGTGGCCCTATTGGCCCGTAAAACAGTTCTAGCGATGCAGAGCTATTGCCAAACACAGCCCGAAGACTGTCTAGTGGGCATAGCTCCTTCGATTGGTCCTTGTTGTTACAAGGTAGATACGCCGGTCATCGAACGGTTAAAAGCAAGCTTCGTTCATTGGGAGTCGCTGCTAAAAAAGGAAGAAACTCATTGGAAACTGAATTTATGGGAAGCCAACCGCCAGCAATTACGGGAAATAGGTGTAAAGGACGAAAATATTATCAATAGTCAGGTCTGCACTGCCTGCAATTCCAGTCTGTTCTTTTCTTATCGTAAAGAGCAGGGAAAAACAGGACGTTTAGCAGCATTTATCATGTTGTAACCGATTAATAATTAGACCTTGCCTGCAATGATTAGTTATTGTTGAAGGTAAGGTTTATTCTATTTACCATAACCGGATTTATTTTTTCAATTTATAAAATAATTTATGGAATATAAGAGGTAACTAGAGGAAAATTATGTTTATTCGAGAATAATATATATATCCGGCAGGAGGATTATTATGTCTATACGGAATTGTCTAAATCAAATACAGGAAAATATTGAAAAGACCTTACAGACAAGAACGGTCCCGCCGTTATGTCCGGATAGTGGTGTAAAGTTACTGGCCATTACCAAGAATCAGGGCGTGCCAGTTATCGAAGAAGCCATTCGTAACGGAATTACAGCCATTGGTGAAAATCGGGTGCAGGAAGCGCTGCAAAAGCACGCGGCGTTACCTGAAGTGGAGCTTCATCTCGTAGGTCATCTGCAAACAAATAAAGTAAAGCAGGCTGTGCGCCTGTTCCACCTGATTCACTCCATTGACAGTGAAAAATTAGTCATTGAAGTTGACAAAGCTGCCGGCAGTTTTAATACGTGTCAGGATATACTGCTGCAGGTTAATGTCGCCGGAGAGGAAACCAAGTATGGTGTAACGCCGCAGGAGGTTATTTCGCTAGGACGCCGCATCAGTGATTTGGAACATGTGCGCCTCTGCGGACTGATGACGATTGCTCCCTACTATGAAACTCCGGAAGAAGCGCGTCCTATTTTTAGTGAAATGTATCAATTGTTCAAAGAACTGGAATCCTGTCAGTTTCCCGGCCATCATCTGAAATGGCTGTCGATGGGGATGACGAACGACTACATAGTTGCAGTGGAAGAAGGCGCCAATATCGTGCGTATTGGTACCGGTATTTTCGGGCAAAGACAATATTAAAGGTCAGAAAGAGGAGGCATACGTATATGAAGTTTATGGAAAAGGTATGGGGCAGCTTAGGTTTATTTGAGCCACTGGAGCCCGAAGAAGAACGTGCAACAAAGGTGGAAGAACCTGAATACAAACAGAAAAAACTCGGCAGTAATAATATAGTAAACTTACCTACTGCGCAGAAACAAATGAAAGTAATGGTTGTCGAGCCATTTTCTTTTGATGACGCGCAAACGGTAGCTGATTATCTAAAAAACAGAAAACCGGTGGTTGTAAATTTTGAAAGCAGTGAAAAAGAAGTAGCTAAACGCATGATTGATTTCATCAGCGGGACTACGTATGCCTTGGGGGGAACAATACAGAAAATCGGCAACGACATTTTCCTATGTGCCCCGACCAATGTTGATGTCTCATATAGCTCGCATGAGGATAGCGGTGACAAAGTTATCCTGCCTTGGGCCAATAAGTGAATTTTCTCTAGGGGGATACTATGTTGCTACAAAATAAGAAGATTAGCTTTCTGGGCGGGGGGGCCATGGCGGAAGCCCTGATCCGGGGAATCTTAAAAGCGGGCTTGGTCAAACCGGAGCAGATCACTGCCAATGATATCTCGCAAGAACGGTTGCATTACCTGGCAGACCGGTATCAAATCCAGATTTCCCTGGAGGGGACAGCGGTGGCGGCTGAAGCCGATATATTATTTTTGACCGTCAAACCGCAAGTTATTAACCAGGTTTTAGAGCATGTCGCTTCCACGGTCAGAAAAGAAACCACCGTTATTTCTATTGTTGCCGGCTTTACGATTGCTGCACTGGAACAGGCATTGCCCCAGGTTCCGGTAGTGAGAGTAATGCCCAATACTCCGGTAGCTGTAGGGGAGGGAATGTCGGCCATTGCGCTGGGAACCTTTGCCGATGCGGGTATTGGTGAAATAGCTTCTGCTATTTTCTCTTCCGTTGGACAAGTTGTGAATTTACCGGAAAGCTTGCTGGATGCTGTGACCGGATTATCCGGCAGTGGACCGGGTTATGCTTTCGTTATTATTGATGCGCTAGCCGATGCCGGCGTACGGGCTGGTTTGCCCCGTGCCCAGGCACTGCTTTTATCGGCGCAAACCTTGTTAGGTGCCGCCAAGATGGTTATTGAAACCGGCGAGCATCCTGCCAAGCTCCGGGATATGGTCACATCGCCGGGAGGAACAACCATTGCCGGAATTCATGTACTGGAACAACAGGGCGTGCGGGCTGCTTTAAGTGATGCCGTTATAGCTGCTGCTAATCGCTCACGCGAATTGGGGAAAAAGTAATGGCTGAGAGGGAAAAAATCTTACGATATTATCGTGCCAGCGGTGACGAAGCTGTAGCTGCCCAGTTGTTGGATTTAGCTGAAACTACTCTCCGGAGCCGCAAATATAAAATCAGCGATTTTCTTGATCCCTATGGGTTTACCATTGCCGAGACAATCATTGCTCATTATGATGGCCGTCTAGTGCTGCAAGCGCTGGGCGGTTATGAAGATGCCGAACGCAATAAAGCTGTTTTTATAAGTAACGATTATTTAGGGAAAGTGGATTCGCCGCTAGCGGCCCTGCAAATAAGCTGGGATGGCCGCTATGATCATTTATCCCACCGGGATGTTCTCGGCGCCTTGATCGGCTTGGGTATTAAGCGAGAAGTTTTCGGTGATATCCTAATGCAGGGCGAACAATGTCAAATTATTGTTGACCGGACATTGGCCGCATTTATCTTGGAAAACCTTACTGATGTCGGTTCAGCCAGAGTAAGTGTGGCTGAAATTGCGCTTACCGACATTGTGGCACCGGAAAAAAAGGTCAAGGAAATCAAGACGACTGTTGCGTCCCTGCGATTGGATGTGATTGCCGCCGCCGGCTTTGGTGTCTCCCGCAGCCGGATGGCCGATGAAATTGCGGCAGATAAAGTGAAGGTTAATTGGCAGAGTGCCAAAAACAGTGCTCAGACCGTGAAACAGGGTGATGTCCTTTCTATGCGTGGTCGTGGACGGGTAGAGGTATGTGAAATCATCGGACAAACGAAAAAAGGACGGACCAGTATATTTTTAAAACGGTTTATATAGTGGAGGTGGAAGAATGCTAACACCATTAGATATTCATAATCAGGAATTCAAACGCAGCTTCCGTGGCTATAACGAAGAAGAAGTGGATGAGTTTTTGGACCGGGTCATTAAAGATTATGAACAGCTATACCGGGAAAATATCGAAATTAAGGAATCTTTAGATCGTCTAAATAGTAAGCTGGAACATTTTCAAAATATGGAAAACACTTTGCATAATACACTGGTGATTGCTCAAGAAACTGCAGAAGAAGTAAAGTTAAATGCTAAAAAAGAAACAGAACTATTAATTAAGGAAACGGAAATCAAAGCGCAAAAAATGATTGAAGAAGCCATGGGTAAGGTACGGAAAATGAATGGTGAGTATGAAGAACTTCAAAAACAGGCACAGATTTTTCGCACCCGTATCAGAACACTGCTGCAAGCTCAACTGGAAATGGTAAAAAATGCAGAAGAAGACGATGTCTGATAAATTGACATAGTAAAGTGATTTTAAAACCGGAAATTACCGGTTTTTTTTTTATTGATATGGGAACTATAAGCGGGGAGGATTCAGTATGGCTAAGGAAAAGAATGAATCGGAATTGCTTGCTCTCCAAATGGAAAAATTAGTACGGCATTTTGAGGCCCTGCGTATCGCCGACTATATGGAATTGCTGGAAAGACCGTTTCGATTAATAGCCATAAATTTTGTGGCCGGCTTGTCCAGGGGGTTTGGCATAGCCATAGGAGCAACCTTGATTTTTGCTTTAATGCTGGAATTCTTGCGGCGCCTGATTATGTTGAATATTCCTGGAATTGGCGGCTTTATTGCCGAACTGATTCGTATTGTGGAAATGAAAAACGGTCAAATCTAAACTGGTAAAATGTCCGGGGGGAATAGAAATGACGGAAGAAATTTTCGAATGCATGAGGGAATCAAAAACAGTACGAAATTTTAGGCAGGACCCCATTACAGATGAAAGTCTTGCCAAGCTTATCGAAGCCGCCTGCTGGGCCCCCAGTGCCGGTAACCTACAGCCATGGTTTTTCTATGTAGTAAAAAACGAAAAGGTAAAGCAAAGGCTGGCCGCAGTCTGTACGGATCAGCCACAAGTTGCCGAAGCTCCTGTGGCCATCGTCGTTATGGCTGACCCGGCAAAATCAAATGAAAAATACGGAGAAAGAGGCGCCCAGCTCTATTGCCTTCAGGATACGGCTGCCGCTGCAGAAAATCTGTTATTGGCCGCCGAAAGCATGGGCCTGGCAACTTGCTGGGTCGGTAGCTTCGATGAGCCGCAGGTACAAAAATTGGTGGAAGCACCGCCGCGGTTGCGGGCTGTCGCCATTATCTGTGTAGGCTACAGTGATCAACAGATAAGCTCACCTAAAGAGCGATTGCGGGTGGCCGAGGTAACCAAAATAATTCATTAACAGTTACGGAGTGTATGAAATGAATGAAAGTGAGCGCCAAAAATATAAGACTCGTTTATTGCAAGAAAAAGAACGGCTTGGTTCCCAGATTTCCCGCTTAGCTGAGGCGGAAACCTCAAAAGCTATGTCTGATTCTATCGGAGAATTATCCATGTATGACAATCATCCTGCCGATATTGGCGATGAATTATTTGAACGTAGTAAGGATATGGCTCTGCGTGAAAATGAAGAGCTGCTATTGGCAGAGGTGGAAACTGCCCTGAAAAAACTGGCTGTCGGCAACTATGGTATTTGCGACGCTTGTGG
Protein-coding regions in this window:
- a CDS encoding cell division protein SepF — translated: MKFMEKVWGSLGLFEPLEPEEERATKVEEPEYKQKKLGSNNIVNLPTAQKQMKVMVVEPFSFDDAQTVADYLKNRKPVVVNFESSEKEVAKRMIDFISGTTYALGGTIQKIGNDIFLCAPTNVDVSYSSHEDSGDKVILPWANK
- the pgeF gene encoding peptidoglycan editing factor PgeF → MGTFSIQHREGIWNGTFSHFSAFGLKHGVSARLGGASNEPFTSLNLALHVGDDPDTVRINRQLYCRTLDIPAAALVTAEQIHSDSIHLVTAQDYGRGAINYQEAFPETDALITQVPGIPLMLFFADCVPVLIFDPVQRVIAVVHAGWKGTVALLARKTVLAMQSYCQTQPEDCLVGIAPSIGPCCYKVDTPVIERLKASFVHWESLLKKEETHWKLNLWEANRQQLREIGVKDENIINSQVCTACNSSLFFSYRKEQGKTGRLAAFIML
- a CDS encoding TIGR03960 family B12-binding radical SAM protein, with amino-acid sequence MSWLLKEKLKNQLTTEKGAKIFAPGSRNGFALVYPNTYYVGMSNLGMHIIYKCINDRKDTACERVFLPDKKTEQEYLRTNTPLMTLETQRPLYEFPLIGFSVTFEMDYFNLIKVLDMGKVPVLAAERTETDPLVIIGGPCATFNPEPLADFVDICIIGEGEEVIQDLLDTYYAERHKPRKELLAALAQIEGIYVPGFSTFHYDSNGKITARETTPGIPPITRRRWIKNLEQFEAQTVIVTADTEFGSMFLIEVARGCGRHCRFCMAGYCFRNPRIRSLARIKQAIGQAKQLNLKVGLMGAAISDHPNIDDICEEIVQQDLNMSVASLRADSLTPRLVKALAVSNHKTVTLAPEAASIRMRDVINKGITDEHMYQAIHLAIAAGIHNIRLYIMIDLPFERDEDIEEIILMARKFKEYMKKLGSAGKLTLSINPFIPKPFTPFQWLAVSPVATIEAKLKHIQTSLKKDKNIEVLAETPKESNIQGILARGDRRLGSALLTAYRLGGYKHFKRAMREYNLQEEFYLYRTRDEAEIFPWSHLNMGFHAEYLWQELQRADSGQTTPPCTNHCTRCGVCN
- a CDS encoding nitroreductase family protein, encoding MTEEIFECMRESKTVRNFRQDPITDESLAKLIEAACWAPSAGNLQPWFFYVVKNEKVKQRLAAVCTDQPQVAEAPVAIVVMADPAKSNEKYGERGAQLYCLQDTAAAAENLLLAAESMGLATCWVGSFDEPQVQKLVEAPPRLRAVAIICVGYSDQQISSPKERLRVAEVTKIIH
- the proC gene encoding pyrroline-5-carboxylate reductase: MLQNKKISFLGGGAMAEALIRGILKAGLVKPEQITANDISQERLHYLADRYQIQISLEGTAVAAEADILFLTVKPQVINQVLEHVASTVRKETTVISIVAGFTIAALEQALPQVPVVRVMPNTPVAVGEGMSAIALGTFADAGIGEIASAIFSSVGQVVNLPESLLDAVTGLSGSGPGYAFVIIDALADAGVRAGLPRAQALLLSAQTLLGAAKMVIETGEHPAKLRDMVTSPGGTTIAGIHVLEQQGVRAALSDAVIAAANRSRELGKK
- a CDS encoding DivIVA domain-containing protein, which produces MLTPLDIHNQEFKRSFRGYNEEEVDEFLDRVIKDYEQLYRENIEIKESLDRLNSKLEHFQNMENTLHNTLVIAQETAEEVKLNAKKETELLIKETEIKAQKMIEEAMGKVRKMNGEYEELQKQAQIFRTRIRTLLQAQLEMVKNAEEDDV
- a CDS encoding YggS family pyridoxal phosphate-dependent enzyme, which encodes MSIRNCLNQIQENIEKTLQTRTVPPLCPDSGVKLLAITKNQGVPVIEEAIRNGITAIGENRVQEALQKHAALPEVELHLVGHLQTNKVKQAVRLFHLIHSIDSEKLVIEVDKAAGSFNTCQDILLQVNVAGEETKYGVTPQEVISLGRRISDLEHVRLCGLMTIAPYYETPEEARPIFSEMYQLFKELESCQFPGHHLKWLSMGMTNDYIVAVEEGANIVRIGTGIFGQRQY
- a CDS encoding DUF5665 domain-containing protein: MAKEKNESELLALQMEKLVRHFEALRIADYMELLERPFRLIAINFVAGLSRGFGIAIGATLIFALMLEFLRRLIMLNIPGIGGFIAELIRIVEMKNGQI
- a CDS encoding RNA-binding protein → MAEREKILRYYRASGDEAVAAQLLDLAETTLRSRKYKISDFLDPYGFTIAETIIAHYDGRLVLQALGGYEDAERNKAVFISNDYLGKVDSPLAALQISWDGRYDHLSHRDVLGALIGLGIKREVFGDILMQGEQCQIIVDRTLAAFILENLTDVGSARVSVAEIALTDIVAPEKKVKEIKTTVASLRLDVIAAAGFGVSRSRMADEIAADKVKVNWQSAKNSAQTVKQGDVLSMRGRGRVEVCEIIGQTKKGRTSIFLKRFI